The DNA region TTGATGACTTGATATTTCCATGAGAAACATTAGGCCCTCGTGAATGTAGGTACTCAATGCCACGGGCAGCTCCAAGTGCAATGCCTGATCTCACTTCCCAATTCAGTGGTGTCCTACCAGCTCCTTTGTTTCCTGTAAAGATCAGAATCAGAAACATCATCACCACTGTTTAGAAACTCATGAAATCAACATAGCCAAATTCTACCAACTAAGCCTAGTCTAGTAGTAGCAGGAGATGGAGAGACAATTCGGACAAACAGCCGCATTTGTGATCCAATTGGGACCAAAAAggcatatatataataagaaacAAGTGAAATGCATCTAAAGATTATTCCTAACAAATGCAGAGTAATGAACAATTAATCGATGACTAACACAGCCAATGATGCATTCTTTCCCCAAAAAAGAAACACAATTGCGGCAAGTAATGATAGTCCAAGAAAAggtccaaattgagtgaaaagcaagcacaaaaaataaagagaaagaaagaaggaatgGACGAACCATGTAAAAGCGCAGACAAGCTTCCCATGGACATGTAATCATAGACGAGGAGCTTCTCATCCCTGCTGAAATAGTAAGCCCTGAGAGGCACCAAACTCTCGTGATCCATCGCTCCCACCGCCTCAATCTTCTCCCTAAATTCCTTCTCCGAAATGGTCACGTCCTTCAACCTCTTCACGGCCACCACCGGCCCCGCCTCCAACACCGCCTTGTACGCCGTCCCGAAAGTCCCTTTCCCCAAAACCTCCGCCGAAGCCCTAAGCAAATCTTCCAAATCAAACGCCCTCGCCGCATTCCCAAAAAACACCAACTTCTTCGCGTTCCCTTCCGCCGCCTTGCTACCGCCATTCCCCACCGCCACAGCTGCGACCGCAGAGTTGCCATTAGCATGACCAGCGCCGTTCTCGACATCGGCGACCCCCTTGTCGGCAAGAACTTTGGACTCCGTCTCAGGATGTTTGACAGTGGCAATGTCGACGGCGCTGGTATTCTTGGCACTCTTGTTCCTGCACAGGAAAATGAAGAGGAACACAAGCAAGAGAAGAAACACCACCGATCCGACAACAATTCCCGCTATGGCGCCCCCGGACAACTTGCTCTTGTTGTTGGTGTTGCTGTCCTTGGCGTTGTTGTCGACGGAGAGAGGATCGGCAACATCTCCGGGACAGAGAGAGAGTGGGCGGCCACAGAGGGAGTTACCTAGAAAAGAGTCCGGAGGGAATGCCTGAAGCTTAAGAGGGACAGAGCCGTTGAGGAGGTTGTCGGAGACGTTGAACTGGTCGAGGGTGAGTTTGTCCAGGTCGGGGATTGGGCCGGAGAGCTGGTTGTTTTCGAGAAACAAAGTTTTCAAGCGGGTGAGGCTGTTGAAGGCGGTGGGAAAGGGCCCGGAGAAGTTGTTGAAGCCCAAGTTCAAGCGAACCAGGTCCGCAAAATCAAACAGAAAGGGTGGGATTTGGCCGCTGAGCAAGTTGCGCTGAATGTAGAGGTTGCGGAGGTTGACGCAGGAGGCCAGATCTGAAGGGAGGGAACCTCGGAGTGCGTTGAAACGGAGACTAAGGGTTCGGAGCTGGGTCAGATTCCCGAATATACCGACCGGGATTTCGCCGGAGAGAGCGACACCGGGGAGGTGAAGCTCGACGACGTGGTCGTGCTCGCATTGGACCCCGGCCCAATTGCAGGGGCTCTCCCTGGTGGCGTTCCAGAAGAGGGTTCGGCCTCCCACGGCGGAACGGAGAGCGAGCAATGCGGCTCGCTCGGAAGCCAGATCTACTGCTTGTGCTACTGCGAGCACCACAGCCAGTGTCGCCACCAGAGTGTGCTTCTGAGGCAGCATTGCGAATTCTGAGGGAGAAGGAGGAGACTGACACAAACACAAGCGCAACCACTATACAAAAttggaataaataaaatagtccAGCCTGTGTGCTCATCACCCAGAAAACAACCCTAACTTGCTCAGATACACTAAAGTCATCACTcaacttctttttttcctttccctttGCCCTAATTAATCTCATTCCCTTCATAAACTTTACATAATTTACTTCTATTCCCATTCTTTATTATCTATCTATATTCTATCTACTCTTCAAAACAAAACTAAATCTGTATTTTATTCTATATATACTACATTCCACTAAAAAAATCTATACCTATATATACTGGTACTATATATACTTACTTCTTACTACTACAAAAAATGCCCATATCCCTTTCTTCGCGTTTAATACTTACCTTTGTTTTTTCCCTCGATTTAGATTACTTTTGTTTTtggtctttaattttttttaatccatcaatttcaaaacaaaacatttttttatatttctctctataaaaataaataaacatcttATTAtcctaaaatcaatatgaaaatttcTTTATAAAGAAAAGAGAGACTAAGACTATATTTAACACAACTAGCTAAAAAGATAAttgatagttaaaaattaaaaatcatcttattgaattataaatgtttgataaaattatcttgttaaattaactttaaaatgtaaaattacataaataaacatatttatgtaacattttttttataaattttaacttgattttcttgataaaaatatattttgtagtatttataattttagtattagattaattttaaaagcttgtagctttttatttataaagtattaaaaaaactacataATCTAATTATATCACCGtcaatatcatatataataaaaagataaaaataacaacaatcaaACTACAAATGCAAATGTGctttagtttaaaaatagaGGAGCGTAGATTTGGTCTAGGAAATTAGCCACAATTTGGTTTAAGGAGTTCAAAGACAAAATGTATTATACATGTATTGGGCACGTATCTTACACTTGTTTGAACTCATGACtatgtatcaatttttttttaaaaaaaaatagatacttCATTTGAGCACATAAGTTATTTTGTTGGCACATCAAGCTTGTACATAAGTCTAACCGGTATGAATGAAATCGGAGCACATGTTGttttaagtaaaatatattttttgtctgtGGTTTTATCTCGATTTTGGTTTctaatctcaattttttttagtccttcctaaattgttatgttttgtttttagttccttatgaaaattttaagtaATGATGAGACAAACATAATTTATGTGGTGTGTATCAACTttatgtttaagtttttttgtcaGTTTTAGTTACAACTTTTTTTACAGtccaaatgtttgtttttgtaacgtttgtgattttagaaaatttattacctagattttttatttttttatttatttatatttgtaatatttctaaaaaaattaatttgtcaaaataattagaatagttaaaaatcattaaaaacataaatttgtaaagcgtaaattatatttgtcatgtcatcacttaacattaatgtcaatgactaaaaataaaatcaaatagtttataaaaaataaaaaataatgaaaaaaatcaagTAATTAAATACAAGTGATTAATGTGTCAAAATTAGAGTTGAATCATTTTGGTATTACACTAGTTAGATCTTTGGTAGAAACAATTAtctgttaaattttatttattttttgactaaatttcgaattagttagtgttttttttatataaaagtcaTTAGTTATGTTTGACGATTGCGAACGTTTCGAGCAAtttatgactttatttagataaatttagaatttttatttttaagtttctttACTCAAAATAtagagtatttttaattttagaaaaaatctgAATAACTGTTCAAACTTTGTATCGAAATAGCCTCGAAGTATAAACCACAATACTCATGTATCAGTACCTCTCTCTACTAACCTGCCATCTTGATCAAACGTGTAATAGAGTCTGTTGTAGatacatataataaaaaatcaacaacGACAACGAATTTGATAattgaatataaattaaatgaatagcattaataaaaatattaacttaaatacaatttaaaaataaattaatatttgaaaaggaTGATGATGGAATGGTGATAAATACATGTTTTTGAGGCCCAGCTAGCCTTCCTTACCAATAGAGGAGGAGATTTTTGTACTTTATATGTGAGATATCAAAGGTTATACATATATAACCAGTTGGATCAAGTTTTTAAATCTATGGTGGGAAACCTGCCTACACGTACAGGGCATAGAATGGCTTATAGTTTGCACATGGAAGAAGAATGTGCGTGCAATTAACCAGTGTTCATGTCTCTCTCTCGTAAGCTTCTTGAGATCGACTTTGAGAGTTATTTTGATGGTGTACTTGTAATTAGGAATGTCACCGAGGCGGTGATGGAGAGTACTTTCACGCTTTTTGTTCGTGCTCTTCAACTAAACTTCTCTCCTGATTTCTATAGTAAATTTAAAAGGCAAAATTGTAGTTTATCTCCAATTTTGAAATTggtctttttataatttaatttataaatttggtcCTAGAATTTCGATTTAGGCGTTGATCGTTAACCTCATACTGTTGATTGTCACGTGTCAATGTCACGTGTAACTGTCCCATATCAATGCCACGTATCAACGTCTGAGTGGTTTCGTGTAaaggctttattttttttaggtaaaattatACTTATGGTCCTccagttttactccaatttcgattttggtccccttataatttaattcacacatttggtcctataattttataaatccctttatAAATTCAGTCAAATTTCATTACTGGATaagttgtatttcaaatttcaaacagaaATATCATTGTCATACATAGGTCACTTAAGCAGTCGTATACACATAATATCATATGGgggagcaaaaaaagaaaaaaaaagaagttattacAGAACCTGTTAAAGTAAGAGATCTGAAAATTTCAGACCCAGGTTGGGATTTATGCGCCACTTTCCCAAGTTGAACAACTCCGGAAGTGGGAGAGAGACAAAGAGTGActtttctctgggttccaaGTGAGTGAAAAACTTGCGATGAAAAAGAAGTGCGAGATTTATCAAGACCTACCATGTCTCTAGCTCCAGTGGCTAAATCATTCAAaagaccagttttgcataacaatttataaaaaaatttataaaactgggggaccaaatgtgtgaattaaacTATAGGGTGaccaaaattgaaattggagTAAAACTAAGGgacaaaaaatacaattttacctacaaaaaGTGAAGGCTTTACGGGGAACCACTCAGACGTTGACACGTGGCAGTCACATGTGACATTGACACGTGACAATTAACGTTTGAGGTTAACTGTCAACGTCTAAATCGGGCTTTCAAGACCAATTTTGGAGGGATTTATAAAATTgggaaattaaatttgtaaattaaattataggagaACCAAATCCGTAATTGGAAATAAAGGGAGGGACCAAGTTtacaattttatcaatttaaaaaatattgttgttgttttgttaCATGATATACTGTATCGGTGTCTATAATTATGTATATGTTAAGTGATtaagtatattaaaaatatataactaatttttaacatttaaaatataaaataacaattaaaacaaGAATAATTATGTAATATTCTCATGACGGGAAGTGTAATCCCATCTCCATTCCCGTGTCCAGAGTCTCCGTGAGAAAAAAATTTCCGTCTTCAATGTCTCATACAAGACAATGCTCATAGGAATCTCCATTTGCGAGATCAAATTCACAACCCTTCTTGTAATTGGCTTGGCGTGTAATCATCTACCTTTGGGTACTCTTCTGTAGCATATTGTTGCTACGACAAATTCTATCTTCTTGTTTTTCACCACTTTTGTCTTCTAGGAGTCGCCATGTATCTCTTCTAACAGCatccttgatattttgtttttggtttcttttcttCACTTGTTGTCCAAGATTTGACTCTTTTTCGGCATATTAGGAATTCTCTTGTCAGATTGGTTTCTTTTGTGCCAAATCTAATGCTAATCTTGTGACATTCACGCTTTTCATTTGATTTGTGCGCTGATAGtacttttttttccaaaaaagaatgtggaattaatttcttttcactatagtaaataaataaatacaaaagtatggaattttaataattttaaaagactttttgtTGCAGAAAATATCTATAGCTAGACCACAACACTGGTATGGTGTTTTTCTCTTATTAGCAATTTCGGGACTGTCAAATCCATGTTATCTATACAAATATACTAGACTTAAAACTGTATGGTGTTTATTATGATGAGACAAATGTCAAAGATGCTAAAATTGTATATCTATTATTAAGCTCTATTGGTTAATTTGATGTTATTGTATTCTTTCGAAAACCAAGTTAACATTGAATGaggttaaaattgaaaaatcataCGTATAAAACTCTTTATattga from Glycine soja cultivar W05 chromosome 8, ASM419377v2, whole genome shotgun sequence includes:
- the LOC114421295 gene encoding probable inactive receptor kinase At1g48480, encoding MLPQKHTLVATLAVVLAVAQAVDLASERAALLALRSAVGGRTLFWNATRESPCNWAGVQCEHDHVVELHLPGVALSGEIPVGIFGNLTQLRTLSLRFNALRGSLPSDLASCVNLRNLYIQRNLLSGQIPPFLFDFADLVRLNLGFNNFSGPFPTAFNSLTRLKTLFLENNQLSGPIPDLDKLTLDQFNVSDNLLNGSVPLKLQAFPPDSFLGNSLCGRPLSLCPGDVADPLSVDNNAKDSNTNNKSKLSGGAIAGIVVGSVVFLLLLVFLFIFLCRNKSAKNTSAVDIATVKHPETESKVLADKGVADVENGAGHANGNSAVAAVAVGNGGSKAAEGNAKKLVFFGNAARAFDLEDLLRASAEVLGKGTFGTAYKAVLEAGPVVAVKRLKDVTISEKEFREKIEAVGAMDHESLVPLRAYYFSRDEKLLVYDYMSMGSLSALLHGNKGAGRTPLNWEVRSGIALGAARGIEYLHSRGPNVSHGNIKSSNILLTKSYDARVSDFGLAHLVSPSSTPNRVAGYRAPEVTDPRKVSQKVDVYSFGVLLLELLTGKAPTHALLNEEGVDLPRWVQSVVREEWTSEVFDLELLRYQNVEEEMVQLLQLAVDCAAQYPDMRPSMSEVVRRIQELRRSSLKEEDQDQIQHDNDIQL